From the genome of Ananas comosus cultivar F153 linkage group 18, ASM154086v1, whole genome shotgun sequence, one region includes:
- the LOC109724021 gene encoding L-ascorbate peroxidase, cytosolic, with protein sequence MGKSYPTVSAEYQSAVEKCKRKLRGFIAEKNCAPLMLRLAWHSAGTYDVKTKTGGPFGTMRHPAELAHGANNGLDIAVRLLEPIKEQFPILSYADFYQLAGVVAVEVTGGPEIPFHPGREDKPEPPEEGRLPDATKGSDHLRDVFGHMGLSDQDIVALSGGHTLGRCHKERSGFEGAWTSNPLFFDNSYFKELLSGEKEGLIQLPSDKALLTDPVFRPLVDKYAADEDAFFADYAQAHLKLSELGFAEA encoded by the exons ATGGGGAAGTCGTACCCGACGGTGAGCGCGGAGTACCAGAGCGCGGTGGAGAAGTGCAAGCGGAAGCTCCGCGGCTTCATCGCCGAGAAGAACTGCGCCCCTCTCATGCTCCGCCTCGC GTGGCACTCGGCGGGGACGTACGACGTGAAGACGAAGACCGGGGGTCCGTTCGGGACGATGCGGCACCCTGCTGAGCTGGCACACGGCGCCAATAACGGCCTCGACATCGCCGTTAGGCTCCTGGAGCCGATCAAGGAGCAGTTCCCCATCCTCTCCTACGCCGACTTTTATCAG cttgCTGGAGTTGTTGCCGTGGAAGTTACCGGCGGGCCGGAGATCCCTTTCCATCCCGGAAGAGAG GACAAGCCTGAACCTCCTGAGGAAGGCCGCCTGCCGGACGCCACCAAAG GTTCTGATCACCTGAGGGACGTCTTCGGACACATGGGTCTGAGCGATCAGGATATTGTCGCACTCTCCGGTGGACACACTCTG GGGAGGTGCCACAAGGAGCGGTCTGGCTTCGAGGGAGCTTGGACTTCCAATCCTCTTTTCTTCGACAACTCGTACTTCAA GGAGCTTCTGAGCGGAGAGAAGGAAGGTCTCATTCAGCTGCCATCGGACAAAGCCCTTCTCACCGATCCTGTTTTCCGCCCTCTTGTGGACAAATACGCTGCT GATGAGGATGCTTTCTTTGCCGATTATGCTCAGGCCCACCTGAAGCTCTCGGAATTGGG GTTTGCTGAGGCTTAA
- the LOC109724159 gene encoding uncharacterized protein LOC109724159 isoform X2 has protein sequence MEIWRARSFEKHLKAVLSSSSSSSSSSPRFSPSLHKTLLRRSFQTLASSPSPPPPPPLPHLSSSSSSSASSLSSLLFRRPLPRFSPPPRNLPLKPFSSVFSNQEIEWREEHHLSESCSGDESYQDHLIEVQQEKQSRFIPVKAYFLCTSIDLRSLQSQNAFNVIPPNSRATNYVVLRYYDVKGDRQDLESGFVNESSCHYMVVFQYGSIVLFNVSDHEADGYLKIVEKHASGLLPEMRKDDYAVVEKPNLETWMQGGLDYIVLKNLSIDGIRTIGSVLGQSIALDYYIRQVDGMVAEFTDINRGMEKTGTFTMKRKKLFQLVGKANSNLADVILKLGLFERTVDDQYMLSGQTLHGKMQIMLRYGNIFGMNMS, from the exons ATGGAAATTTGGAGAGCTCGCTCCTTCGAGAAGCATCTCAAAGCCgttctctcctcttcctcttcttcttcgtcctcctccccTCGCTTCTCCCCTTCTCTCCACAAAACCCTCCTCCGCCGTTCCTTCCAAACCCTAGCCTcgtccccttctcctcctcctcctcctcctcttccccacctctcctcctcctcctcctcttccgcctcttctctctcctccctcctcttccgCCGCCCCCTCCCGCGCTTCTCGCCACCTCCTCGGAACCTTCCTCTCAAACCCTTCTCTTCGGTCTTTTCGAACCAGGAGATCGAGTGGAGGGAGGAGCACCACCTATCGGAGTCGTGCTCCGGCGACGAGAGCTACCAGGATCATCTCATCGAGGTTCAACAGGAGAAGCAGAGCCGATTCATACCCGTTAAGGCCTACTTCCTCTGCACCAG TATTGATTTGAGGAGCTTGCAATCGCAGAATGCTTTCAATGTGATTCCGCCGAATTCTCGTGCCACGAACTATGTAGTTTTGAGATATTATGATGTGAAAGGGGATCGCCAG GACCTTGAGTCTGGATTCGTGAATGAGAGCAGCTGCCACTATATGGTAGTTTTTCAGTACGGCTCAATTGTCTTATTTAATGTTTCTGATCATGAAGCAGATGGTTATCTGAAAATTGTAGAGAAACATGCATCAGGTTTACTACCGGAGATGAGAAAGGATG ATTATGCGGTTGTGGAGAAACCAAATTTAGAGACATGGATGCAAGGTGGGCTGGACTACATTGTGCTCAAGAATTTGAGCATAGATGGAATCCGCACAATCGGAAGTGTTCTTGGTCAGAGTATTGCCCTTGATTATTATATTCGACAA GTTGATGGGATGGTAGCAGAATTCACAGATATAAATCGCGGTATGGAGAAAACTGGTACCTTCACCATGAAGAGGAAAAAACTTTTTCAGTTGGTGGGAAAAGCGAACTCTAATTTGGCAGACGTCATTCTTAAACTTGGCCTTTTTGAGAG GACAGTAGATGATCAGTATATGCTTTCAGGTCAGACATTGCATGGAAAAATGCAAATTATGCTCAGATATGGGAATATCTTCGGGATGAATATGAGCTAA
- the LOC109724159 gene encoding sporulation protein RMD1-like isoform X1 — MEIWRARSFEKHLKAVLSSSSSSSSSSPRFSPSLHKTLLRRSFQTLASSPSPPPPPPLPHLSSSSSSSASSLSSLLFRRPLPRFSPPPRNLPLKPFSSVFSNQEIEWREEHHLSESCSGDESYQDHLIEVQQEKQSRFIPVKAYFLCTSIDLRSLQSQNAFNVIPPNSRATNYVVLRYYDVKGDRQDLESGFVNESSCHYMVVFQYGSIVLFNVSDHEADGYLKIVEKHASGLLPEMRKDDYAVVEKPNLETWMQGGLDYIVLKNLSIDGIRTIGSVLGQSIALDYYIRQVDGMVAEFTDINRGMEKTGTFTMKRKKLFQLVGKANSNLADVILKLGLFERSDIAWKNANYAQIWEYLRDEYELTQRFGNLDFKLKFVEHNIRFLQEILQNRKSDFLEWLIIILIGVEILISVYNIVREQL; from the exons ATGGAAATTTGGAGAGCTCGCTCCTTCGAGAAGCATCTCAAAGCCgttctctcctcttcctcttcttcttcgtcctcctccccTCGCTTCTCCCCTTCTCTCCACAAAACCCTCCTCCGCCGTTCCTTCCAAACCCTAGCCTcgtccccttctcctcctcctcctcctcctcttccccacctctcctcctcctcctcctcttccgcctcttctctctcctccctcctcttccgCCGCCCCCTCCCGCGCTTCTCGCCACCTCCTCGGAACCTTCCTCTCAAACCCTTCTCTTCGGTCTTTTCGAACCAGGAGATCGAGTGGAGGGAGGAGCACCACCTATCGGAGTCGTGCTCCGGCGACGAGAGCTACCAGGATCATCTCATCGAGGTTCAACAGGAGAAGCAGAGCCGATTCATACCCGTTAAGGCCTACTTCCTCTGCACCAG TATTGATTTGAGGAGCTTGCAATCGCAGAATGCTTTCAATGTGATTCCGCCGAATTCTCGTGCCACGAACTATGTAGTTTTGAGATATTATGATGTGAAAGGGGATCGCCAG GACCTTGAGTCTGGATTCGTGAATGAGAGCAGCTGCCACTATATGGTAGTTTTTCAGTACGGCTCAATTGTCTTATTTAATGTTTCTGATCATGAAGCAGATGGTTATCTGAAAATTGTAGAGAAACATGCATCAGGTTTACTACCGGAGATGAGAAAGGATG ATTATGCGGTTGTGGAGAAACCAAATTTAGAGACATGGATGCAAGGTGGGCTGGACTACATTGTGCTCAAGAATTTGAGCATAGATGGAATCCGCACAATCGGAAGTGTTCTTGGTCAGAGTATTGCCCTTGATTATTATATTCGACAA GTTGATGGGATGGTAGCAGAATTCACAGATATAAATCGCGGTATGGAGAAAACTGGTACCTTCACCATGAAGAGGAAAAAACTTTTTCAGTTGGTGGGAAAAGCGAACTCTAATTTGGCAGACGTCATTCTTAAACTTGGCCTTTTTGAGAG GTCAGACATTGCATGGAAAAATGCAAATTATGCTCAGATATGGGAATATCTTCGGGATGAATATGAGCTAACACAACGATTCGGGAACCTAGATTTTAAGTTGAAGTTTGTGGAG CATAATATTCGGTTTCTTCAGGAAATCCTTCAAAATAGGAAATCAGATTTTCTGGAGTGGCTAATTATTATCTTGATCGGTGTAGAGATCCTTATTTCTGTTTATAATATTGTTCGAGAGCAGCTGTAA